In one Pseudomonas purpurea genomic region, the following are encoded:
- a CDS encoding glycine cleavage system protein R translates to MSTPTVREQFLVISALGANPMELTNVLCRASHENRCAVVTSRLTRHGECSALILEISGSWDALARLEAGLPSLAKKHAFTVNVVRSAALENRPQALPYVAYVSSAYRSDIVNELCQFFIDHNVELENLTCDTYQAPQTGGTMLNATFTVTLPAGVQISWLRDQFLDFADALNLDALIEPWRPQNPM, encoded by the coding sequence ATGTCCACCCCCACAGTTCGCGAACAATTCCTTGTCATCAGTGCCCTCGGCGCCAACCCCATGGAGCTGACTAACGTCCTGTGCCGCGCCAGCCACGAAAATCGCTGCGCCGTCGTGACTTCCCGCCTGACTCGCCATGGCGAGTGCAGCGCGTTGATCCTGGAGATCTCCGGCAGCTGGGACGCCCTCGCCCGCCTGGAGGCCGGCTTGCCAAGCCTGGCCAAGAAGCACGCCTTCACCGTCAACGTGGTGCGCAGCGCGGCGCTGGAAAACCGCCCGCAAGCCCTGCCGTACGTGGCTTATGTCAGCTCGGCCTACCGCTCCGACATCGTTAACGAACTCTGCCAGTTCTTTATCGATCACAACGTCGAACTGGAAAACCTGACCTGTGACACCTATCAGGCCCCGCAGACCGGCGGCACCATGCTCAACGCCACGTTCACCGTGACCCTGCCGGCCGGCGTGCAAATCAGCTGGCTGCGCGATCAGTTCCTGGACTTCGCCGACGCGCTGAACCTGGATGCGCTGATCGAACCGTGGCGCCCACAGAACCCAATGTAA